The genomic segment TTTTACGGGATTTTTAAAATTACGCTAGTTTGATTTATGCGGGggctcattgagggcttgatgattagttgacaagttgatcAGGTGTGCTCACAAAAAAATGTGAGCTGTTGAGGGTACTGAAGGACGAGTTGGGAAAAACTGgtttagaggagaggactgagagcagGTAGCTCTGTTCGCATGTTTGTGTTGCtgaatatttacattttattcATTATTGATTCTTTAGGTTGTAAACTTCATAGGCAATAAAGCTATTTTGTTTTGACTTTACCCTGTCTCATGAGCCTCTGTAGTGGAAGCCTAGATCTGGTCAGTGGCAGCACTTCTCTCCCCATGCTGACACAATGGCTTTAACCTGGCTTTATAGCTTTGAAAAAATGAAACTAAACAGAAATTATTTTCAATCTATGACAAATTTGACCATGAATAACACTAAGCAGAATGACACATCAAATGTGACTGCAGAGGGGGTTTAGACGGACAGTGGAATCTTGAGCAGGTTATATTATAGAGCAGTACACTATGGCTAAAAGCCTGAGTGAACAGATGATACACCTGAAGGACAGCATCATCCATCTAAGAGTAATATTTTCCACCATTGTGACTCAATTTGACCTCGGAACGGAATGCTCTCAAGGGGACTGTCTGCAGGCCTGCCTGCCTGGTCAGCCACAGAACTCGCAAGATGAAGAGGTGACAATATAAGAGGCTCCATGACATTAATTGTAGCCCTCCCTCTAGTGTTCAGAGTACCTTGCTACTTATGTAATGCCCCATTCATAAATCAACATCAGCCTGCTGGGAAATGAGATGCGGACTCAGTTCTGGATTTGGAAGTGTAAAAGGGGTCCTTGCTAAAATTGTTAAGGCAAGGGTAAAGGTTTGGATTAGGGTTTGGcaagggttatgattaaggttaggggttatggtttaGGACGGGGATGGCCCAAGGATATTggattgttttgtatttttttgtatgttTTATAGGGCAGTCGGAAAACAGGAATTCACTGCAGTTTGTAAATCTGTCTTTCTCCCAACAAATCCTAGCATTGCTTGTGTGTTGCTAGCAATTAGCTAAGAGTCATACTAATTTCTCTCCACTTTTAAAGCAGATTATTCCTCCTCTGTTGACATTGTTGGGCAATGTCACCCATACTAGCTACCTAATCTCTGTCCTCTGAGACTTGTGGACTGGGTTTGGGTGTTCCATAAGCGCTGATCTACAACATATTCAAATAGTGTCATATAGCTATTATCTAATCACTCACAAAGCTCGCCTACTGAGTAATATCATATTCCAATAGATGTCACAACACTTTGACCCTAAATGTCCAACCCCTGCAATCAGTACGTCTACACGAAAAAAAAGTAATCAATTCTATTTGAATGTAACAGGACAGGTAATTAATCACTGCTATAGTTGTTATTGTAACGGCTGTCGTgggaaccccccccccaaaggtgcggactccggccgcgaaacctaaacctatagtggagggtctgggtgggtgtctgtccgcggtggcggctctggcgtgggacgtggaccccactccaccatagtccttCTCCGCCTCTCtacccgcctccgtggcctctttaacGCGGCGACCCTCGCCTCCGACCTCGGACTGAGGACCCAAGCCACGgatcccgaatggacgggagattccggcagcaccggacggcaactccggagtgaagggcagctccggcagctcctggctgaccggcgactccggcagctccggactgaccggagactctggcagctccggacaggagggagactccgcagactccggcagctccagacaggcgggagactcctgcagctccggacaggcgggagactccggcaactccggacaggcgggagactccggcagctcgggacaggcgggagactccggcagctcgggacaggcgggagactccggcagctcaggacaggcgggagactccggcagctcgggacaggcgggagactccggcagctcgggacagacgggagactccggcagctcgggacaggcgggagactccagcagctcgGGACAGgcgcgggagactccagcagctcgggacagatgggagactccggcagctcgggacagacgggagactctggcagcgctgggcaggaggaagactctggcagtgctggacaagcgggagcacctgtagggaggagacggagagacagcctggtgcgggggggctgccaccggagggctgttGCGTGGAGGCGGCAcaggatagaccggaccgtggaggcggcaccggatagaccggaccgtggaagcgcactggaggtctcgagcaccgagcctgcccaaccctacttggctgaatgctccccgtagccaggccagtgcggcgaggtggaatagcccgcactgggctgtgctggtgaaccggggacaccatgcgtagggctggtgccatgtacaccggccggaggagatgcactggagaccagatgcgctgagccggctttatggcacctggctcaatgcccactctagcccggccgatacgaggcgctgcaatgtaccgcaccgggctctGCACACGCACTGGGGAAACCGTGCGCCTCACGGAataacatggtgcctgcccggtccctccaTCTCcatggtaagcacggggagttggctcaggtctcctacctgactttttggggctgcctctcgccGCCGTGCAGCCTCCTCATACCACCACCTctcggctttcgctgcctccagctcagccttggggcggcgatatatTCTCCAGCCTGtccccagggtcccttgccgtccagaatctcctcccatgtccaggagtcctgcgaTCGCTGCTGCTGTCCGTTACCAccctgcttggtcctttggtggtgggtggttctgtaacggctgtcgtgagaagaaggtgaggaccaaagcgcagcgtggtgagtgttcatcttaccccccccccccttaaaagatttagatgcactattgtaaagtggctgttccactggatgtcataaggtgaatgcaccaatttgtaagtcgctctggataagagcgtctgctaaatgacttaaatgtaaatgtaaatgtaatttaatgaaaactgaacactgaataacaaaacaacaaagaaacaaccggaacagttctgtctggtgtcgacacacaaagactgaaaacaaccactcacaaaacacaatggaaaacaggctacctaaatatggttctcaatccgggacaacgattgacagctgcctctgattgagaaccataccaggccaaacacagaaatagaaaatcatagaaaaactaacatagacaacccacccaactcacgccctgaccatactaaaacaaaagaaaaaacaaaggaactaaggtcagaacgtgacagttatgATGTATATAGTGCTATTTCTATTGTTTTAATTaccattttcattattttatttcactagTTTTACCACTGAGCTGTGGTTTATTTCACCAGTGGTTTTACCACTGAGCTGTGGCTTGTTTTCTTCCTGATAACACATTCAGTATTTCACAACCTAATTTCAAAACGTACAATATCTACAGGAACAGAGGATATGAATCATTGGCATTgaacacaattgtgtgtgtgcTTCTTCTGTACCTTTGTTTGTGTCTGCTGTACATTCTGATAATATAATGCAGTGAATCGCTGTTCATACTGCATCACACCCATGTCATCCTCGTATcttgtcacaccaacaccaaatAAGACATCTTGCACCATTATTCCATACAGCACTCTTGGAGGCCATGCACTACCACCCTTTCCCTGCAGTCTCCACCTTGGCTGGTTATATGTAAAGGTCAGCAAAGGAGAACCCTGACACAGCAGTCTGTTATCCCACTGCAGATGAAATATTCACAGGAAGAgatccccccccacccctccctgtcATGTGGAGAGTGGATCTCCAGGCAGTGCAGATATTCATAGTCACAATTGACTCTCATACTGACTGCAGAAGGTGAGGAATCCCATCACAACAAACAAATACTTCATTATGACTTCAGATCAAAAACAGTTATTACCATGCAACCACTAAGACTCGAGCATCACACCACAAATAATGTATTTCTACAAGTGAACAAGCAGAAAGTGTTATATTTCCGTGACACATTGATGACGCGACATCCAAAACATACTGTCTACTGTGAGTGGCCAGACAGTGTTCTACCTTGTGCCGTAAGCACCTGGTGATGAGTAATGTTCACCTGTCAGGTCAATAAATCAATGCCTGTCACAAAGGTTCTGTTTATATTTGGAAGTTTCTGAGCTGTCAGCAGTAAGTCACCTTATAACAACAGATCGCCTACCCTGTAACAACGCCCTGTAACAATGGATAATCTAATATTCCCCCTCCATGACTTactttgaggaaaaatgtacttactatgactgggatgtggttgtcccaccgagccatcttaagatgaatgcactaactgtaagtcggtGTGGTTACGAGTGTCTGCTAACGGACTAAAgtgtacaaataaaaaataataataaagtgaTGGACTAATTTCACTGACAAATCTGTATTGCTCTAAGGTTAGTTAATGTTTAGTCTCTAAAAGATAAGACAAGGAATAAAATCCTGCATTTATATTCTGAGGATTAGTTCCTACACTGAGTGACTCACTGTTGCCATATAAACGAAGACAGGACCATAATACAAGGAATCATTTCCTGCATTTACATTCCGAGGATTGGCACATGGGTCATTCTATGAAAATGGTGGCTTTCCTTTCCTCACCTTAAGCACCAGGGAAAACACTTAAGTGTCAGATAATGACACAAAATGTTTGTTTTAATTTAAGTGTTTTGTGTTAATAGACAGTATATACAGGGcgttctgaaagtattcagaccccttgactttttccacattttgttaatttacagccttattctaaaatggattaaatccaTTTTTCTCCTCATCAATGTAGTTTGATGGGGGGAAACAAActatttaatgcattttagaataaggctgtaacataactaaatgtgggaaaagtcaaggggtctgaatactttcagaatgctcTGTATATAGTACAACATGCTCAATACCATGAAATTGGCTTGTCCTACTCCCTAGGGTcatcaatgagttgtggtttaGTGACATATTttgagtaaaaatatatatttctctcgCACCTTAAAATATAATATAAAAGTATTTAGTGGACTACTTCAACTAAAATATCAACTAAATAGTATAATTTACAAGGAATAGCTGTCCCTCAATTTCATGTCACTTGTGTTACCCCGTTATAGATGACCACTTTGAAAACAATTCAACATCTTTGCCAACTTCTTCCTGGGTCAAAGGTTCATTGGAGGCAGGGCTGTTTTGAAAGGAACATGGTGGgtcttcactctctctcatttGAGCAATTTTAAGATTGATATGGTAATTTCATGCTAAACCTTAAAGACATGGTCCGGAACTTTGGCAACTAGCATGTTTTTTTTGTAACCTCCCGCTTTGGCCAATGTGGCCAGTTTATACATGCATAATCCAGGAGCAGAATTACAGTCTCACCTTGATTTGCCACAAAATCTCTAGTTGAAAGTGACTGTTTCTGGAAACTGTGCAACAACATTTTCTCTTTTCCCCCATGCAATTCGAGTTTCAGGCAATGAGATTCAGCCCCtcgccatttgagtgacagctagcaagatgcacacaGCAGGTCGAGAGAGCAATGACACATCGGGGACCGCTTTTGGCTAATgagtgctactttcagaactactacCAAATAAGTACCGGAGTGTTACACTGTTTATAGTAAAGGGAAAGGAAAGTTGATTACAATAATTTACAAACAcagctgtagctcggccaccttccaccgcagatgtggaaggccgacATAGGTGGATGCCGTAGATTGAAACGCAGCCCATGAAAAAAGCCAgatatctacagtgccttgcgaaagtattcggcccccttgaactttgcgaccttttgccacatttcaggcttcaaacataaagatataaaactgtatttttttgtgaagaatcaacagcaagtgggacacaatcatgaagtggaacgacatttattggatatttcaaacttttttaacaaatcaaaaactgaaaaattgggcgtgcaaaattattcagcccctttactttcagtgcagcaaactctctccagaagttcagtgaggatctctgaatgatccaatgtttacctaaatgactaatgatgataaatacaatccacctgtgtgtaatcaagtctccgtataaatgcacctgcactgtgatagtctcagaggtccgttaaaagcgcagagagcatcatgaagaacaaggaacacaccaggcaggtccaagatactgttgtgaagaagtttaaagccggatttggatacaaaaatatttcccaagctttaaacatcccaaggagcactgtgcaagcgataatattgaaatggaaggagtatcagaccactgcaaatctaccaagacctggccgtccctctaaactttcagctcatacaaggagaagactgatcagagatgtagccaagaggcccatgatcactctggatgaactgcagagatctacacctgaggtgggagactctgtccataggacaacaatcagtcatgtattgcacaaatctggcctttatggaagagtggcaagaagaaagccatttcttaaagatatccataaaaagtgttgtttaaagtttgccacaagccacctgggagacacaccaaacatgtggaagaaggtgctctggtcagatgaaaccaaaattgaactttttggcaacaatgcaaaacgttatgtttggcgtaaaagcaacacagctcatcaccctgaacacatcatccccactgtcaaacatggtggtggcagcatcatggtttgggcctgcttttcttcagcagggacagggaagatggttcaaattgatgggaagatggatggagccaaatacaggaccattctggaagaaaacctgatggagtctgcaaaagacctgagactgggacagagatttgtcttccaacaagacaatgatccaaaacataaagcaaaatctacaatggaatggttcaaaaataaacatatccaggtgttagaatggccaatcaaagtccagacctgaatccaatcgagaatctgtggaaagaactgaaaactgctgttcacaaatgctctccatccaacctcactgagctcgagctgttttgcaaggaggaatggggaaaaatgtcagtctctcgatgtgcaaaactgatagagacataccccaagcgacttacagctgtaatcgcagcaaaaggtggcactacaaagtattaacttaagggggctgaataattttgcacgcccaatttttcagatttgttaaaaaagttaaaaatatccaataaatgtcgttccacttcatgattgtgtcccacttgttgattcttcacaaaaaaatacagttttatatctttatgtttgaagcctgaaatgtggcaaaaggtcgcaaagttcaagggggccgaatactttcgcaaggcattgtatcttaaattgacagattttgatggggattttttttgtTACTTAGATTGATGCACAAGTGCGTCAATAGAAACTTAAGAATTACGTGATTTAATAACAATTGAAGAAGTGTGGTTTGAGCTACTGTGGCCGACAGCTATTCCATCTGGCCTGCAAATTTGTCACTGGTGTTATTATAAAAGAATATATATAGTTTAAAGTAAATTACTAATCAAAACATATTCTTAATATTATCATTAACCTTATGTCTGATtatatatgcaaattaaatagTCAATTTACATGGAAAGCCCGAGTTGTAATTAAAATATATGTAACACCAGTGACAAAAAGGGAAGGCATAATTTTCAGGGAAATGTAACAAATTAAAATGCATTAAGCTGTCATTTATGGTGATTTACAATGTTACGGGGTGTTAACTATTATCTGACTAAGTTTTggttaaaaacatttttatttttaattgctGGTCAAAAGCCATTATTTTCATGGAACGACCCCCACTGAGTGGCTCACTGTTGCCATATAAACAAAGACTGAACAATAAAACCATTGTGACATACTGGCCCCTAAAGACAAGCATGGCCCTGACATACAGGTATCCATCTACTCCGACAGAGCAAGGGTGTCAATAAACAAAACAAGTGTGTCGTGTCCCCTCCCCAGATACACAACAGCACAGACACATTCACAGGAGTCTTACTCAACTTGTTTTATTTACAGGAGCCACATATGCAAATgcattgttttttccccccataTAATTTCAGACACCGGTAATACACAATTATCTTTGCCTTTTTCACATGAAGAGTTGACTAACCAGAGACATGGAAGCCATTCTCAATCTAAAGGCCAGACGCTTGGATGACGAATCATTGATATTTCATTCCAAATCCCTTAGAGAAGGTAACAAATAAATTGGAACATTCTCTGACTTTCTCCCCTCTTTCAGGATGTTGGTTGAATTAAACATGAATACACTAGCAGTAGAGAATTGTAGAAAAGATAAGGgtgaggacagagtttgggaaaatAAATGAAACACCACCTACCAGAATATGTAGCTAGCAAGAAAGAGATCAAACAAAATGGCACAACAAAAATATTTTTActacaacataacatttacagaaAAGCAGTACAGAAGCAACACAAGCCTGTGAGGATCTCAGCAATGAAGTGACGATGATAGTATTTCGTGCCTCGTTGTTTCATGTCAGAATTGGGTGTACATTTCCCCCCCATCAACACCCCAAAAGTGATACTTCTCAATATCAATACGGATCAAACTAGTTAGAACAGTCATGTTCTGAGCTTGGTTAAGTACATGCTTTATATGAAGTATCATAGAATGGGGAAAAAAAGAGACATctgaaaaaaaaaatagaataaaAATCGACATTAAAAGAAAATGAAAAGAACGCCATTATCCCCAGAAGGGCGTCGTAACAGACACCCGTACCTCCCTAATCTGAGCTTCTGCCAAGGACTTGCAAACACAGGGCTTCCGAACCCACAACTTCAACTGTCTGAGGGAAACAAAGGTTACGGTAAATTCAACAAGAGACTAGGCGGCAAAACCTCAAGTGGACATTTTTCAAATGGGTGGGTATTTGGTGGCTGTGTCACAAACTCCCTCAATTTATTGACCTTTGAATAAACTGACCCATTGTATGACTGTGGGTCCAGGGCGATTTTCTATGTTTGTAACCCCTCGGGGGTGTGCCGAGACTTGTCACCCCCCCCCCGCAGAAAAACAGAAAGCATCAGCCTCTGTCCATGCATTCGAGCAGTGAGCCGGGACAAAAACAAAACACATTGCCATGTGTCATAAAATCACCAGAGGGCTGCAGTAGTCTTGTTTTCTTTTAAATATATTCTTTACCGTTATTTTTTTGCTTGCTTTTAtcttgtttttttgtgttttaaaGACTGTGTCCTTTAAATGCAAATAAAGGAGATCATCTTAGGTTGTGATAACATCCAGTGCCCGTCTTTTCTTCTATACCTCAATGCTGTTTCCCGCGTAAAGCCTGGTCCATGTCCGAGCTGCAAGGTGCACAGAGAGGGGGTTCATTAACTACAGGTATTAGCATTCTTCTTGAAGGAATGTCTTGCTATCTCTGAATTGATTTGACCTGCAGTGGCACTTTAGGAGGCTGAAGTGAAGAGCACTACAAGAGCAGTAAGTAATTGGTTCCTTCTCACAATCACTGCCTCTGTTTAAAACAAGGCTTTGTTCACATTCAGAGATAGGTACTCTTGATCAGGATGCAAAATCATTTAAATGCCAAGGGGTGAGAATTTAAACTGAGTTCACTTCAAAACATGACACGTGCGTGAGCTGTCTCACCTGTCTCAATGGCTTGGGCTTCGTTTGATTTCCACTGCTCTGCAACATCGTTTGCAAGTGGGTCATCAGGGTTAGGAGCGCTTAATAATGCTTGGATTGATAGCAGCACTGTGCGGATCTGCAAAGCGGGGGACCACTTATCTGTGAGAGAAAAAGAAAACGGTGGAGGAAGGAGTCATACTTTGAGTCAGGACATGACTGTGACCAATGATAACTGAATCCTGATAACTCACCTTTCAAGATGTCTAGGCATATCCTACCCAGCTTGTCCACATTGGGATGGTAGATTTTGGTCATGAATCGCACTTTGGGAGCTGCCATGGGATATTCTTCTGGCAGAAAGAGTTCAAGTTTAAAGGTGCCTCCTTCGAAAGGGGAGTCCTGGGGTCCTGAAATCACCACATGGAAGTAGCGTGCATTCGCCTCATCGGGCTCTGCCTTTATTCCAGGAACGGGTTCGGCCAGCAAGCGCTGAGTCTCctgaacacagacagagatacagattGAGACATGCAGGTAGCTAGACAAACACATGCAAACAGAAACGTGTCATGTTCATGTTTGAAGTGAACCCAGTTTAAATTGTCTCAAGCAGAATGCGACACATGTAGCGAGACTGATAAGCACCAACAACCAGATGTCAGGTCAGGGTCAATAGTTACCAAGGTTTTGGACAACTATGTTTAGGTGCAAGGACAGCCATCCATACATTCAAGGTCAGGTTTGACATTCTGTTTCTGAACTTTCTGGGGGCAAAGAACATCCACTCGGTCTTGTCTCTTTCAAGAGCACAAAATGGTCACTCGCCCAGTGTTTTTAAATCCTCAGCTAAGAGCTCATAGGATATATTATATTGCAGTTtaattaaaggtgaaataaaaaatatataataattacaTGCCTGGATGTGAACTTGCTGCAAAGTCTGTTTTTTGTGAATTATTCTGAAGCCTAGTGAGAACCAACATGTAACATCTTCATGGTATGACCGTCACTCTGATGTAAATAGATTTATTAACAATAACTTTCAAATAGAACTCTAATAGCCCCATGTAAACTATAACACCCACTGTAAAACGTTTGTCTTCTCGGTTTTTGTATTCaacaactaggcaagtcagtaaattAGGCCAGTTGAGTAGGCTGATAATTGAATGTTTCTGTCAAACATTTGTTTTTGTAGCCACCTAGTTAGTATGTGTGACAAACTATTGTCCCATGTCTCTTCATTCATTTCTGACACAGAACTCCTGCAAGACAAACAAGATCTCCTGATCATTGGGCCTAGACACAGTTTGAGAGAAATACCTGCACTGCCACCGGTTTCTATACTACAGCCAAGTTAGCTTCATACACAGTAAATCAAGCAAGTAAATGTGAGTTTATAATGCATACTCCGGAGTCCAGTAGTACAGCAAGTTCTACCAATATCTAACTAGCTAAATCTGCTAGCTGTATGTAcgttgctaatgttagctagcagtGCCAGTCGAGTGTCACTGTTGAGATCGTTAACTTGAGACCATAGCAAGGTTACTTCAATACATATATATACCAAGAAAATTATTAATTTCAACACAAACAGACAATTAAGCAGACTTGGGCCTATTCAGCAGGAAGGATAATACATTTGACCAAACATTCCTCTGACTGGGGGCTGAGCCTGAGACACAGTACAGAGCTAACGgaagtaacgttagctagcaaatacATGGCAATGCACGTGCCTAGTCGTATTTTTCTTCGCAACTCAAAGGGGACCGAACTACGGCTTGTGAAGCATTTATCACATGTGTTTTTTGGAATTACCTTTATAATCCTGCGGGGTAGTCCTGCCATCTTGTTTTACTGTATACAGTATTTTTGTATGTTCACTCCGTCGCCGACAAAAATACGCCTTCCGGTGAATGGTGTTGGCCTCTGACGGGATTGTGAATGCTGGGAAATGTATTTTGGTCAACGACCAGCGCGAACATATTTCAATTAAACGACCTTAATGTTCCAGTAGTAGGTGCTTTCGAAATCTTAGAAAATACTATAAATATGAACGTACTCTTTATTGTAATTTCTTTGAATCACAAAAACCTTAAAGATATGGACTGAATTGAAATGAACGTAAAAATGGACAGTTCTCACAATCAATGTAATATTGTTCTGCACCGTATGAGCCAAAGTTTGAGTCCCAGTTGCAGCTTTGTCTTTCTCCCGTTACACTGGTCCCCATTGCAGTGCTCTCCTTCCACAATAACATGCAAATACCCTAACCATGTCTCAGAATTTCATGAAATACAAGGTATTCAGCAAATagagaaaatatatatttcactgaCAGTTTTGGTAATCTGCTTCAAAACAAGTGCGCAACTTCAGATATGTTAATTTTATTTTACAGCACAATTAATTACACCCAAAAACAGTTTGGTATTTGGAGGGTGAGCCAAGCTAATAATTATGTAAGGTATCAATGATTCTGAAGGTAAGAAACTCCTTAACAACTATCGGTCTTTTGGGGGATCTCTCTTTCTGCGTCGTGTATGGTACCTAAGAAAAAAAAGGAACAAAAGTTCAAATGTTCAACATACAGTGGATTCCGAAAGTaagtacagccttattctaaaatgtattaagcGATATTCTCTCGATCtatacacaaaataccccataatgacaaagcaaaaacaggttatttgaaatgtaaaaaatctgaaatatcacatttacataagtattcagaccctttactctgtactttgttgaagcacctttggcagcgattatagcttCGAGTCTACTTAaatatgacgctataagcttggcacacctgtatttggggagtttctcccattcttctctgcagatcctctcaagctctgtcaggttggatagggagtgtTGTTGCACAGCgatgttcaggtctctccagagatgttcggtagtgttcaagtccgggctctggctggccactcaaggacattcagagacttgtcctgatgCCACTCCTGcatggtcttggctgtgtgcttaaggtcgttgtcctgttggaaggtgaaccttcaccccagtctgaggtcccgagtgctctggagcaggttttcatcaaggatctctgtactttgctccgttcatctttccctcaatcctgactagtctcccagtcgctGCAAAACATCCATACAGTATGAacctgccaccaccatgcgtcaccgtaggcatggtgccaggtttcctccatacgTGACGCTTGccattcagtccaaagagttcaatcttggttttatcagaccagagaatcttgtttatcatggcctaagaatcctttaggtgccttttggcaaactccaagcagactgactgtcatgtgcattttactgaggagtggcttccgtctggccaccaccataaagccctgattggtggagtactgccaagatggttgtccttctgaaaggttctcctttctccagaggaactctggagctctggcagagtgaccattgggttattggtcacctacctgaccaaggcccttctcccccgattgctcagtttggccgagcaactagctctaggaagagtcttggtggttccaaacttgttccatttaagaatgatggaagccactgtgttcttgaggaccttcaattctgcagaaatgtgttggtacccttccccagatctgtgcctctacagaatcctgtctcgaagctctatggacaattactttgacctcatgtcttggtttttgctctgacttgcactgtcaactgtgagaccttatctagacaggtgtgtgcctttccaaatcatgtccaatcaattgaatctaccacaagtggactccaatcaagttgtagaaacatcaaggatgatcaatggaaaccgaatgctcctgagctca from the Oncorhynchus keta strain PuntledgeMale-10-30-2019 chromosome 33, Oket_V2, whole genome shotgun sequence genome contains:
- the LOC118366410 gene encoding ubiquitin-conjugating enzyme E2 N-like, with amino-acid sequence MAGLPRRIIKETQRLLAEPVPGIKAEPDEANARYFHVVISGPQDSPFEGGTFKLELFLPEEYPMAAPKVRFMTKIYHPNVDKLGRICLDILKDKWSPALQIRTVLLSIQALLSAPNPDDPLANDVAEQWKSNEAQAIETARTWTRLYAGNSIEV